TATAGTCTGTGAATGTCAAGATTGGAAAATTAAAGTTGTACTAAACTGTCTTAGGCACCCATTGTCAAGTGGGTACAATATTACATGGTCTTAAGACTAGGATTCACAAAGGAGAGCCTTGTGATAGGAACCCATTGTCAAGTAACTGGTGggttacagggtgtatcaaaatgattggtatccatcaattttgatgtttattgaaaagcctgcctcttccaaatacaacattggatactcttgaaatgtccagaatgtatagtttatgatttgttttacaattaatctacaaattatttggatcttatgttgaattttgatgtgtcaggctcatacattatcaatgaaaactgatgggtaccaatcattttgatatagcttgTACAATACCAAACGTCTTGGAATAATAATCACGAAGGAGATAGGCACCCATTGTCAAGTAATGGATGGGTAGATAGGAACCCATTGTCAAGTAACAAATGGGTACAATACCAAACAGTCTTAGAATGGGTACAATACCAAACAGTCTTGGTGGGAATCACTAAGGAGAGCCTTATGATAGGAACCCATTGTCAAGAAACGAATGGGTACAATAACAAACAAACTTAGAATGGGGTTTTAGGGCTTAACATGTTTGCTCTCATGAAAATAGTAAAGAACAATTAAAAAGAACTCTTTAACTATAAGTCTGTTTGCTTATTTCTATTTGGCAAACTAGCTACAAAGTTACTTGGCATTTGGATGGTCAAATATGAACATCCATAATACTTTTATTTGGGGGGAGTAGTTGGAAATGTTAGTTACTTCCAGCCTTGAACAGTTGGCTACCTACCTGCTCCCTATCTGCATGTGCTTTCCTCAGTACTTGCACATCACCCAGAGTTCCATGGGCAATTTCTTCCAGTTCCTTGGCTTTCTTGGACACCTTGACCTTCTTCTTCTTAGCTTCCACCTGTTGTTTGGCTAGATCTGTGGTATCGGATGCAATGCGCGCTTGCATCACTGTCCTGGAATGAGTCTCCTCTTTCACTTGTTTCCTTAGAGTTTCTGAAACTCCCTGCATATGAAGCGCACATAATGTAAATAGGTTTCagttctataatatacatgtatatacgtaAGTATTCAGCAACCTTCCTGAGCAAGATTTCTTTTGAAAGGTGTCAAAATAACTCCCACTCAGGCAAAATGGGATGTCCTTTTTTCTGGACACTTGAGTAACACATCTTTTCCACTAAGTCTATTATTCATTTGCTGATGAACTTTCTAGAGCAAAACAGAAGCTATAATTTGTGTCACATATGTTCCAACTTCAAGTTCCATAGACTATATCCAGACTGAATGTGTACATTGCATGACCCTTGACTAATCGAACATTCACTCATGTTTGTTCAAAATATGACTTCATATATTATATTTctctgtttatcatgtttattaacaTCCACACTGCAAAAGACAGTGCCTAAAGATTAAACATTTTCcttgcagtttcctatacttttgtacataacgatcattcgttgaagcgatattttggctttataacagggcctaagtgactgataggacactgatatgatgcacaatacaaagttaaaaattcagaaaaaaaaacatttaacaaaaaacatgtcaaagtttATTGTCAAAGgttttgttgactttggagaaacactagatgtattctgaagtgctaggatcattcacagatgatttgaaaaaaaattgaaaacattacaaaaattacagtttgttatctttaatatggaaaccactaactaatgtttacctcttcatctatcacaatattatacatgcattggttttccatgcattttataatatgtgctagatgaagaggtaaacattagttagtggtttgcatattaaggataacaaactgtaatttttttgtaattttttccaattgttttcaaattaactgtgaatgatcctagcacttcagaataggtccagtggttctccaaaatcgccgaaaactttggaaaagaaatttaaaaaaaatttaaaattttttttttttttaaatttttttttcagaaaatcggagtactccgattttcgggggtttaaaactcgggcaatcggagtaactccgcgaaaatcggagtagttggcaggtatgctacATATTTTGGTCATGCCTGGTTCACATAAAAATAAGGAGCATGCTGGATTAAGAAATGAATCAACCCAGAGTTTAGACTGGAATTTGACTGACTCATCCCAGTTTAGGGTACAAAATATCTTTCTCTACCAGGCTCTGTCAATTATCTAAATACCTCTAACAACTTTGTATCAAAAAATTAACATTCTTTTATTTGACgaaaaaaagacacagttcagtgCAATTACAAAAtctatactttgttcaacttgtaatgggtaaaaacatgtttttatgtttttttagcATCAACAAAGTCCCAAATTATACTCATATAAATTCCTTCCCACACAAGTGCATGTAAATCGCATAATAAGTAAAATGCATAACAGGTGTTACCCCTAACTGCAAGTTTGTAATCAATCCAAGATGTTAGGAGCCAAGATTACTAAAGCcacaatttcaattgaatgaacacaatgTGCCATTTTACATACGCACATAATTCTACAAATCTGATGCATTCCATAACCTCCCTATAGGCAATGTTATCATAGTCGAGTTGTGGCAATATCATCCTGTGTTCCTTCAATTGCCTTTCCAAGAATAGTTGAACAAAGCatagctacaatccaggaaaaaaaaatagttggcacacttacactaaacaatggaaatgcatgccctatcaaaattggagaggtgagtgaaacatgcatgcaatatatgtgaaggagaggcgagtgaaacatgcatgcaatatatatgaagtacagactccccctatatctcacccttccccactccccatctttcaatgttggagggtctcacggacctgttgacaacatggcttggtccaacattgaattgggggagcgggggaagagatataccaaaagacaggcaaagtgtgccaaccttttttttctGGATTGTAGTTTACAATGTGCTGCTTACCTGCAGAGATACTGATGGTTCTGATGACTTAGCACCAGATGCTGCTTGAACACTCAGTATAGTATATGGCTACACACACAACAACAGGTGGTGATGGAGTAGACGGTGCAGTGTGGTGATAAATAAAGTGTGAATGTGAACATGCAATATACTAAACAGTACTAACAATCATGCAATATTACTACAGAGGAAAAGGTATCGATACTAGGGAGTGTAATTCTATGTACATAACACCGGCGGATAAAAATAAGTTGAAACACTAACAAAATATCACATTGGCTCTAAATGAACAAAAACCATAGTAATGCATAGAAAATGCTATGGATGAAAGGCTATTTTAAGTCCAGCAATGGGGTATTGCAGTTCAAATCCATATAcctactatggaagacatgaccttaatcttccacacaagaggtgtagatttcaaatggagtcacctatttagggtaccccatttgaaattcacactccctgtgtggaagattaaggtcatgtcttccataggggtgtatggatttcaaacagaatagcccaatgttgtttTTGAATGAAATCCTCTTAACTCTATATTACCATGATAAAATGATTTGATTCTTTGGCCAAAGATCATGTCAACAAGTAATTTTAGGATCGTTCTGTGTATAAGTGTAGTGAAATTGCTACATGCGACATGCATTATGATACACCCATAGTGTTTACTGAAAAAGGCTCTGATTCAAGAGTTTAATGAACAAGTGAGGTTATGAATCTGGTATATGAATACAATAAATGCACTTTTGTCAGGCCCTTCAGGTTTTACACATTTGTGCAGCATAATCTGTCCATTTAACTTTTGAATATAGAGTAGGTATCTAAATCATCACTAATACCATGCACTACATGAaataaaaactactttctaaAGACCAAGATCACATGCAAGAAAGATTCTGACATATTTGCTGCAGATGTTTATAAAATAAATTCCATTTCCAAATCCTTTATCACTCATTAGATGTGTGCAGTGGATCTAGTCATCAACATACAAGTCAGGTAACATATAAGCACACTTGCCAACTTGCAAAGATTATTAGTGCTGCAAACATTGACACTTTAACCTACAGggatgttccatttgaaatctattacACCCACTATAGAAGACATGATGTCTTCCAGACGGCCAGTgcaaatttcaaacggggttacctaaatgtggtgactccatttgatatctacactccagtgtgggagattaaggtcatgtttcttccataagggttgtatggatttcaactagaataacccatATCAACTTGGTGGATGACAAAATACATCATAGTGATACAAGTGGTGAACAGATGGACAGATTTTGTGGTGTATAGTGGAGGCTAATACACACAAGAGTATAAAGTTTCACAATGATCACATTATTTGGGTGACTGTGATGAAACTACACttgctggcagagaagaacggcatttgtttacaatttaagagTGTAcatagcgtaaacacagaagtaggGTCCTTATTGGCTGAttgaatcgtctgacaatcaaACCAAAGTCAAAGTGTTGGGCGGCGTAGAGCACAAGTTCCACGTATGTCGCTTAACAGGGCGCTCACATCAATCAGAGTGAAAGAGTGCcatacttctctggaagctagtaaTTCAAGAGTTTTCTTACAATGGGGAAAACAAACTGTTCTATTGATACAGGTGAAACTTCCTAACTGCAACACACTACTATAAAGCCCATATTGCTTACCTCTAGTGCCTTACACCTTGGCTCCATCTCATTCTTCATTTTAGTCAGCATTTCCTTTGTTTCCTTATGCTCACTCTTTATAGTAGCAACAGATGTCTCTAATCCATTTATAGTCTGTGAATGTCAAGATTGGAAAATTAAAGTTGTACTAAACTGTCTTAGGCACCCATTGTCAAGTGGGTACAATATTACATGGTCTTAAGACTAGGATTCACAAAGGAGAGCCTTGTGATAGGAACCCATTGTCAAGTAACTGGTGggttacagggtgtatcaaaatgattggtatccatcaattttgatgtttattgaaaagcctgcctcttccaaatacaacattggatactcttgaaatgtccagaatgtatagtttatgatttgttttacaattaatctacaaattatttggatcttatgttgaattttgatgtgtcaggctcatacattatcaatgaaaactgatgggtaccaatcattttgatatagcttgTACAATACCAAACGTCTTGGAATAATAATCACGAAGGAGATAGGCACCCATTGTCAAGTA
The Amphiura filiformis chromosome 3, Afil_fr2py, whole genome shotgun sequence DNA segment above includes these coding regions:
- the LOC140148479 gene encoding uncharacterized protein, whose product is MQGVSETLRKQVKEETHSRTVMQARIASDTTDLAKQQVEAKKKKVKVSKKAKELEEIAHGTLGDVQVLRKAHADREQTINGLETSVATIKSEHKETKEMLTKMKNEMEPRCKALEPYTILSVQAASGAKSSEPSVSLQVSSTL